The proteins below come from a single Gimesia alba genomic window:
- a CDS encoding creatininase family protein, translated as MQILSDINTAFELEEQQPQIAFLPIGATEQHSRHLPLATDTILANQLSRTILEQLDWPGSVFLLPTLPVSSSEENTGYRGTISFTPLTMRSIIRDIWDSLSQSGIQKLIVCPWHGGNFILKPIIRELNCEKQLCHLFYLNPWEQVPQSVYEQFAHGFEVHCGDVETSLMLALCPEHVKEERVDNPTPHFKAPLQDMWSMKTLSSGEGHTGHPTQATAAKGEVFKQAVIEHSVRYLQELLELSQQYPTY; from the coding sequence ATGCAAATTTTATCAGATATCAATACCGCATTTGAGCTGGAAGAGCAGCAGCCTCAAATTGCCTTTTTGCCAATCGGGGCAACCGAACAGCATTCGCGTCATTTGCCGCTGGCGACGGATACGATTCTGGCCAATCAACTCTCCAGAACGATTCTGGAGCAGCTCGACTGGCCCGGTTCAGTCTTTTTGCTGCCCACGCTCCCTGTATCTTCTTCCGAAGAGAATACCGGCTACCGCGGGACGATCAGTTTTACTCCGCTTACGATGCGATCCATTATTCGAGATATCTGGGACTCACTGTCTCAATCCGGGATTCAGAAATTGATTGTCTGCCCCTGGCATGGAGGAAATTTTATTCTCAAACCGATCATTCGGGAATTGAATTGTGAGAAACAACTGTGCCATCTGTTTTATCTCAATCCCTGGGAGCAGGTCCCTCAATCTGTCTATGAGCAGTTTGCTCATGGGTTCGAAGTGCACTGTGGCGATGTCGAAACTTCGTTAATGTTAGCGCTTTGTCCCGAACATGTGAAAGAAGAACGAGTCGATAATCCCACTCCCCATTTTAAAGCGCCCCTGCAGGACATGTGGTCGATGAAAACGCTCTCTAGCGGAGAAGGGCACACGGGGCATCCGACACAGGCGACCGCGGCCAAAGGCGAAGTCTTTAAACAGGCGGTCATAGAGCACTCGGTTCGCTATCTGCAGGAGTTGCTGGAGCTGTCACAACAGTACCCGACGTATTAG